Proteins co-encoded in one Pseudomonas beijingensis genomic window:
- a CDS encoding DUF3859 domain-containing protein: protein MHLTRSSALVALLLTCGLAQAEVRVEGPVEYGVFEGPQAELQSGERVLRRSNEQIRQTESVPAKLGTKFGMRYQLAGKVADDQPLTLLYFTPGIRTPDGVRHDKFEVIQKLVPGAPQDVMAYEFTESHEVVPGEWRFMVFQGDRLLTQQRFVVR, encoded by the coding sequence ATGCACCTCACCCGTTCAAGCGCACTGGTCGCGCTGTTGTTGACCTGCGGCCTGGCACAGGCCGAAGTCCGTGTCGAAGGCCCGGTGGAATATGGCGTCTTCGAAGGGCCGCAAGCGGAGCTGCAATCGGGAGAGCGGGTCCTGCGGCGCAGCAACGAGCAGATTCGCCAGACCGAGAGCGTGCCGGCGAAGCTGGGCACCAAGTTCGGCATGCGCTATCAGTTGGCCGGCAAGGTCGCAGACGACCAGCCGTTGACCCTGTTGTACTTCACCCCTGGTATCCGCACCCCCGATGGCGTGCGCCACGACAAGTTCGAGGTCATCCAGAAGCTGGTGCCCGGCGCGCCTCAGGATGTCATGGCCTACGAATTCACCGAAAGCCACGAAGTGGTGCCGGGGGAGTGGCGGTTCATGGTGTTCCAGGGTGATCGGTTGCTGACGCAGCAGCGGTTTGTCGTGCGCTGA